ccACCGAAGGACATCCtgcttgcttccaagttttggcaactgTGACTAAAGCTGCTGTCgatatccatgtgcaggtttttgtgcggacatacattttcaactcatttgggtaaataccaaggagtgcaattgctggactGCACGgcaagagtatatttagttttgtaagaaaccacgaGTGTGTCTTCCCAAGTGGCTGTACCGCTTTGCATGCCCAGCAGCAAAGTATGAGTTCCTGTCGCTCCAcagcctcaccagcatttggtgacAGTGTTTGGGGTTTTAGCAGTTCTAacaggtgtgcagtggtatctcattgttgttttaatttgcaattccctaatgacatatgacactgagcatcttttcatatgcttatttgtcgtctgtatatcttccttggtgtCTGTTCCCATATTTTGCCCATTAAttagattgttcattttcttattgttgagttctctgtgtattttggataacagttcttgatcagatgtgtctttggcaaattttttctccctgtctgtggcttgtctaatcattctcttgacattgctgtattttaatttttcaagtttaGACATTTTGTGGATTCCTGCTATGATAGATGAGGATTTAACTCATAACATTTCACCTCCTCCCAGTGTCATAATATCACTATTTTTAGTTCCTTTCGTGGTTACCTCTTTtactttaataatgtattttatcttttttcttgttttgtcaaCTGTATTTAGTATCTTTGACTCTCCATTTGTAAGATGAGGATGGAAATTATTGTCACTACCCCTTTCTGCCAGCTCTCTCCACCTTGTCTTCTACCTcccaatttctttcatctgtactTTAACTTTTTTTGCTAACAAGGATGATAATATTCAAATGTTCTATAAAATAGTCTTTCCTACTTTGGGTCAATTTAAGTAGTATTAATGTTATTATGACTACATAGATAGTCTTCCTTGCAAAGTGAAGTCATGTGCTATGATTTTGTTACCTTTCTTATGTGGCTTCGTGTTTTTATgaggtttctgtttttttcaccaTGTTTATTATACCCTcattcccaccccccaccaccacccccaccccccgtacTCGTCATCCAATGAGGTGTTCTGTTAAAGAAATTCCCTTCTTAGGCACTTTGTCCTCTCACCCAGCTTGGGCTTGTTCTCCAGACTTGCTCCATGGATACCATCTTGGACTTCCCTTGACTGCTTTCCTCTGATAGGGCCATGCTTCCTGGATCACTCCtcctcttctcttgtgatttgtttccttgttttcctgGAGCACATCCTCAAATGACTTCCTCAGAAAGGGTGTTCACAATTTAATTTTCTGAGACTTTGCATGTCTTGAAACGTGTTTTCCACCTCTCTGATTGATTTATAGTTAgattgggtatagaattctaggctgaAAATCATTTTCCCACAGAACTCTGAAGGCGTTTACTTTGTTGCCTTCTAGAATTCAGTATTGCCTATACATGATGATGGCCAGTCTCATTCTCAGTTCACACCCCTTCCCTAAACTTTCAGGCATTCTTGgtattttgaaactttaaaaaaagatgtatctATCTCCATGTAGATCTTTTTTCGTTTGTTTTGcctgacacgaattctggagacTCACATTCTTCAACTTTGGGGAATTGTCTTGTGTCCGTTCTTTGATTATTTCATCCACTCTGTTCCCACTGATCTATAGTTCTGGAACTTCTATTAATTGATTGTTTGATTGCCTGGATTGGCCCTCTGtgtttatcttttctgttttcatcttgtttcacTTCTGTTGTACACATTGAGAGAGTTCCTTAACTTTGCATTCCATTCCTTCCATTGAATCTTTTAATTTGacaaacatatttaaattttctgagaGCTTCTTCTTGTTTTATCTCTGTTCCTTTTCCATAGCATCCTGGCCTTGTTTTAGTGGATGTGTGTCACCTTGAATCTCAATGGCGAGACCTTCCTTGAGTGCCTTCAGCCAGTTAGCCTTCTACCTCACCCCCCCTGCACTCCAGGGCCTTTGCCCATTCTGTTCACACTTTCCTagccttcctttctcccttttatctAGTTTGAGGTATTTTTGTGGTAATTCAATTATGCTTATCAAGTTAAGTAGTTTGATATTCAGATGTTGCTCAGAGGAGAGGACCGTATGAGAGAAGGGATGTAGAAGTCATCAGTATGTAGGTGGTATTTAAAATCATGGCACTGAGTAGAAGCAccaggaaaatatttgtaataagaGAAGGGAAAAGGCCCAGGACCGAGATCTGAGGAATTCCAGCATgcagagagtggggagggggaggaaccaGACAGGGGGTGGCTGCTGAGGTCAGAGAGAGCTAAGTCAGTGTGACACCGGAGGCATGTGTCAAAAAGGGAGGTATTGTTCCCACCCTGCTGAGAGGATTGGAAACGCCCATTGCAGTGGACCACATGGAGGTCACTGATGAACTGGCGTTTGGTTGAGTAATGGgagtgggcagaggaggggatatggggggagaaatgaagacaaccaGTAAACACAGCTTGGGGCAGGATTctgctgggaaggggaggggcagatCAGAGATGAGCTGGAGGAAGATGTGGattcagatattctttttttttttattcttttaaaaattcttttattttattgtatagttgatttacagtgttgcgttagtttcaggtatacaacaaagtgattcggttatacatatatatttgtctattatttttcagattcttttccattataggttattacaagatattgagtatagttctctgtactatacagtaggtccttgttatttatctgttttatatatagtggtgtgtatctgttaatcccaaactcctaatttatccctctctccccttttccccctgctaaccataagtttgttttctatgtctatgagtctgtttctgttttgtaaataagttcatttgtatcatttttaaaagattccacatataagggatatcgtatgatatttctctttatctggcttacttcacttagtatgataatctctaggtctatccatgttgtttcaaatagcattatttcattcctttttatggctgagtagtattccattgtgtgtgtgtgtgtgtgtgtgtgtgtgtgtgtgtgtgtgtatctcacatcttctttatccattcattcgtcagtggacacttaggttgtttccatgtcttggctgttgtaaatagtgctgctgtgaacataggggtgcatgtatcttttaaattGAAGAGAATTAAGTGTGTTTTAAATGCCAGTCAGAAGTATCCAGTGGAAAGAGAATGATAGTTCCACAAGTCACATGTGTATTGGGGACACTGGCTAGAGCTCAGTGGGGGTGGTGGAGAGCAGAAACACCCAAATAGTGAGTATGGTTGGCTGTGCGCTTAGAGATTATGCGTGACCTTGGAGTGACCTTGAAGCCACGGGAAGAGGTTTGACGTTGATGCAGCAGACGAGAGGAGATACCTAcagattctggaacagaaaaatgagAGTTATTTAAGGGTTACTGATCCAGAACATATCAGAGGTGGGAGATGCTGGAATCAGGAAGCCCTGTGAGAACGTTTCAGAAATTTCAACGGAACATCCCAAGGACCTGGCCTAGATTCAGTactgaagggaaaggaaaaatatgGAGACTTTTCCAAAACCAGTTAATACGTTTGAGTGACCCACTGGTTGGTTACaaaaagaaagggggagggaagttttaaatatgttttcaaggttccttGAACGGGAGAACCTGAAAAACGTTTGGTGCCAGTGTCAAACGTGAATAAAAAGAGTGAAGATTCTCAAAAGTGAGCCGCCGGCCAAGAGCGGAGAGGGACGAGGAGGCCGGGGAAATTAGATTTGACGGTGAAGAAATTATTGGAACTTTCCGagaaaaaaggttatgaagactTACAGTAAAGACTAACCTAGTAGTTTAGATTTTTAGACACAGAGCGAGTGAGTCCCCTTGTGTTTAGGAGGCAGGGCAACAGGTGTGTGATGATGTGAACCACATGTATCCCCTGTAGAGCAGGTCCTCGAATCCTTGGTGAATAAATCAAAGGTTAATCATTTACTTCAGAATGCCACCGTTTCCCTCACCCGTGCACGTTAGAACAGCCCCAGTAGCATGTTCTTTAGGTAAGATGAGGAAGTCAGAAAGGGACTGAAAACAGTTTACCTTCAGCTCCTGAGAATCACTTCTGAAAACCAGGTCGATGATTGAAATGATCGCGCTATTGTTACGTACAACAACATGCTTTTTGTTCTCTGGAAAGATTAATTTTtcccacccccttctctctctgtgtattgGCATGATAggatttttccctcctctttttttctttattgcataaatgtaactataaaaagaaacaggaaaattactCACAGTCCGACCAGCTTAACACTCTCCTGTTCTGTGTCTCTGTGATACGTAGTTGGATGCACCTGTGATCAACCACAGTCTAATACAGTTTTTCATTTGGCATTGTGAAACGTGACACGTCACACgcggtttaaaaaaattatcgtGTTAGGTGgagcttgcttttattttaacttcttgCAGTTGGACCACCAGCCTCGGTAGGAGTAAGCCTGGTGTGAGGAGGGGAAGAAGACGAAAGATTCAGGGCGCCAGCTGAGCCGGGCCCTGTCCACGGACCCAGGCTTCCCGCCACCCCTGCTGTTGCCCTGCCCCGCTGTCCTGTGTGAGGGAGCGTGCCCAGGACGGATGGTTCCGCGGTGAGGCTTCTGAACTCAGTACttgaaggagactgagaagaggAACCCTGCTGGTGGATGACATCATAAGCCGGGGGACCGCGCCCCCCTGCCAGTGACCGTGCCGGGGTGTCTGAGCACAGGTGGGGGAGCGACACCCACCTTAGTTTGGCCTGATGATGAATTTTAGCAACCCTCTCAACTTAACCTCGGCTCATTACAGTTTCTGGAAAGATGCGTCCAGAGATGGGAAGAGCCTTTCAGAAGATCAGGGGGCAAATTATACTGATCTTCCGGGAATGAAGTGGCAAGAACGGAAAAAGGAGCAGATGTGGTGAAAGTATAGCTGGACTGTGTGCTTCATAATCTACAACTGGATGCATTTCATTAATGTACTTTGGTTTGATGTAAGCAAATTCCTAGTGGTTTAGATAAGGCATAAGTAACACCAAGTGGCGAACAGACCAAGATTTGTTGGCAAAAGGAAGGGCTGAAGCTGTAGCTGGGAATGATGCCCGGGTTGGTCTCCGGTCCTCTGTCGTTCTTCCCAAACCAACAAATAGCTGAAAAGGAGCCTTACTTTTAGTGGCGTCATTAGGAATGGCAAACGCCTCTATGGTAGTCAGTCCTGGACTCTCAGTTTTGCCTGTTCTGACTATAATTATGTTGAAACTTTAGTTACCCTCCAGTTTTCATTATGGTCCTTGCCAAGATTACTTCACTCCAGAGGGCTGGTGTTACTAAAATGTTTTATTGCTTAGTggttttaatcttcattttagaAGAATAATTAAATGCATCTTTTCTTCATCACTGTTTAGCGTGATGGCAAGTGAGGCATCTGGACACCTACATGCATTACATGTGTATTATCGTGCTCTTAGCTTTCTGGTAACTTACTTTGGAAAAGTTAACTTAAAAACCATAGTTTTCCAGTATATGAATATGACAGTTTAGTCTTTATTATGTCAAAGTTTTCAAAGCACTCAGCCGTCAGACACTTAGCAGAGGACGCCACCCGCCTCCACTTCATCCCCTCGGATTCTGGGATGCTGGGAGATGCAGCTGCTCATGTCTCAGTAGCTGTCTTGGCAGTGGGTTCAGAGCTGTTTCGCCACAGTGGTTTCTGCTTCTGCCTCAGAAGACGGAGGCCTCTGCCAGCCTGTGGGCGCGTCCCTGCTTCCAACCCTCCCTACACAGCAGAGGCCTCCAGCCCACGGTGCAAACGTATAAGTTACTGCCATTGGCTGTGATTCATCAAATGTCTTTTGAGTTTGTAAAACAGGtccagatttttcattttatactttaaCCTCCAAGGGGGTTTTATTTCTAGAGCATTTAGGAGATCGATATGTGGGTTTTCACCCCTAGAATTTTTTTTGACATCGTCTAGAGTAAATAGtataagtgaaaattaaaaatgtagtatAGATGAAGACTAAAAAATAACGATGGTGGTATAGgggaaaataacaaataattccGTATCTTACATTTCCCATTATAAGTATTCTAAATCCTGAATCATTTCCATGTTATATAAATCCGTTTGGCATTGAAAACCATACCATAGATGAACGTACTGGGCCCTTATCCTGTTGGTTCTTGTTTCTCTATGAATATAAATGCACACAGCATTCACACTTAGGTTAAAAATAATAGGTCATTGAATCAGATCAGTGTCTCCTTAGTATTATTTGGGTCTTCTGATTTCTTCATCGAATTTGTGCCCAGTCAAAATATGttaatgataaattttttttGAGTGTTTATTTAGGAATTCACAACAATCCTGTATTTTGTTTAGTTGCCAGGACTCTCAGTTCAGATGTGTTCCGTTGCAAGTTACAGAAAACCCAGTTCAGGGTGACTTATGAAGGGTGACTGTTGGCTTGTGTAACTGGAAGGCCGGGGTAGGGCCCGCCTCAGGGTGACTGGTCCACAGCTCCACAGCCGACTAAGAGCTCGGTTTCCTTCTTTCTACCCTGCATCCTCACCTTCCTCTTGTGTTGGTGGTTGCCAGCCATCGCCAGACTTAACACGATCGCTCACCCGTGTCCAGTATGTTTTAGAAACTCGCCCAGGAAACCTCTCCTTGCGTCTCATTGACCttgactggggggggggggctcgtGCCGTGCCTTGAACCAGCAGCCGTGGCTGGGGATGGGGTTATGCTGAGTAGTTCGGCGTGAAGTCAGCTCCCCGCCGAAGTACAGGTACAGAAACCCCAGTCAGAGCCGGGTAGTGACCtaggggaggggggatggagggaggcaaCAGCCGCCCTGCTCACCATGCCCTGTAGTTGGAGTTGTTTATACAAGCGCTCGCTGGGTTTCATTggtttctccttctctcttcagGGGCTGTGGCAGCAGCCAAGCGGACGGGCATTCCCACCCCTCGAGAACTCGCGGCAGCTGTCTCGAGAGAGAGGACGGTGCCACGCGGCCCCTCCAGCTCCAGGAAAGCGGTATCCAGCCCCACCTCTTCCAGCACGCCCACCCCCACCAAGCACGTGCGGGCCACTCCCACGAGACCCAGGCCGGAGCACGAAGACGCAGAGAAGGCCGCGCTCGAGTCCCAGGTCCGGGAACTCCTGGCAGAAGCCAAAGAGAAAGATGGTGAAATTAACAGGCTCCGAAGTGAACTCAAGAAATGGATGGAGAAGTGGACTCAGAACACCGAAGGGGCTGACGCTTTGGACCCAAGCGTGGACGGAGCGTCAGTCTTGCCGGGTGACTCGGAGCCTTTGATCAGAGCCCTCGAGGAGAAGAACAAGAACTTCCAGAAAGAGCTCGCTGAGCTTGAGGATGAAAACCGGGCCTTGAAGGAGAAACTGACTTATTTTGAGCATTCCCCAAATTCAGAGGGGGGAGCGAGTCACACCGGGGACAGCAGCTGCCGGACGTCGGTAACTCAGGAGTCCAGCTTCGGGAGCCCGATGGGAAATGAGTTGTCGGGCGAAATCGACGCgtataaaaaaaacccacacgAAGGTGTGTTGCGGACGTCGGGCTCTTCGAGCAGCGATGTCACCAAGGCTTCCTTGTCTCCGGACGCCTCCGACTTTGAGCACATCCCAGCAGACGCCCCCCCAGGGCCCCTGTCCCCCGCCGGGAGCCTGGTCAAGAGCTCCAAGTGCTCGGCGGCCGGCAGCTCCCCGCACACCGCGAGCGAGCTGTCCCTGGCGTCCCTGACGGAGAAGATCCACAGGATGGAAGAAAACCACCACAGCACCGCCGAGGAGCTGCAGGCCACGTTGCAGGAGCTGTCGGACCAGCAGCAGATGGTGCAGGAACTGACGGCTGAAAACGAGAAGCTGACGGACGAAAAGACGCTCTTGGAAGCGTCCTTTCATCAGCATCGGGAGAGGGCGGAGCAGCTGAGTCAGGAGAACGAGAAGCTGATGGTCCTCCTGCAGGAGCGAGTCAAGGGCGAGGAGCCCGGCACCCAGGAAGGAAAAGTCCTGGAGCTGGAGCAGAAGTGCACGGAGGTCCTGGAGCAGGGCCGCTTCGAGCGagagaagctgctcaacatccAGCAGCAGCTGACCTGCCGTCTGAGGACGGTGGAGGAGGAGCACCGGGGGGCTCTGGAGACGGTCCGACACCTGAAGGAGGAGAACGGGAAACTGACCGCCTTCCTGGAGCTGGAGCGGCGTGACAGCGGGGCGATGGCCAAGACCCTGGAGGAGTGTCGGGTTACCTTGGAAGGGCTCAAGGTGGAGAACGGGTCTCTGAAGGCTCACCTGGAGAATGAGAAGCCGAAAGCTGTAGAGACCAGCCCCCCGGGGCACACGGCCGAGGGCTGTGATGTTCAGGAGATGCTGACAGTGGCCCGAGCTGAGAAGGACCAGCTGGAACAGTCCTGCGCGGAGCTCAGACAGGAATTGCTGACGGCACATGGTGAGGTTAAGCGTGTCTCAAGCCTGCTGTCCAAGGTAAGGGGCGTTCTCTCTGCCAGTGTTTGCTCATCCTCGTCAACACAGCCCTCCTCGGCCTTTAGAGGCACACGGCACAGAGAATCAGGCCCTCGACTGCATTCGTAATCCAGCATTCTAGCCTGAAGATCTGTCAGAGTCCAGACAGACTGGGGATGCAGAAATGAGACACCCCCGTTTCTGGCTCCAGCAGTTGAATGTGTAGTGGGGATATAGTGAGTCTGGTGCAGGGATAAAGATGGTGCGGGGATAAAGAACATCGCAGAGGACAGCCCGGAGTCCAGTGCCCAGAGGAACACCTAGAATAACGTGGATAAAGGAGGTGGTAGTGCCAGAGGACTTGTTGGAAGAGGTGGCAGtaagctgagtcttgaaggagtgCGTGAGAGGCATCCAGGTGTCTCGGATACCATGCTTTGGGCACCTAGgaacagaaaattaaaaccaccccAAGTTTCCCCACCAAGTAATGCTATAGCCACTATTTTGGTGTTTTCttccgggtgtgtgtgtgtgtgtgtgaaacaaattttttttagagTCATCCTGTgtatattaagtttttaaaaatctgatgttTCCTGAGCATATTCTCATCATTAACTATTCTTTGAAACATGATTTTGAAGGCCAGACAGTACTCTGTCCTATAAATATTTCCTAAGTACTTTGCTAGTCGCCTGTTGTTGAacatttatgttcttttccagTCTTTCAATAGTGTAAATCATTTTTTGTCTCTCTGTCTTAGGAAAAATTCCTACTCATTGACTTACTGTGTCAGAGTATGACCGTTTTAAGGACTTTGAATGCATTTGGCCAGATTGGCCGCCAGGAGTGTGACACAGGTGTGCTCCCACCAGCAGAGGGATTCCCTGGCCCCCTAGCCAACACTTGGTATCAAGTTGTTGGGTCATTCAGATCtggttttcatttcctcttttaccCTTCCCCTTTTTACTTGGAAAGATCTTCCCCAACCCAGGATCGAATAAATGATCAccaccttcatttttaaaaataatccttttaatCAGTCTGGACCTTTGTTCTGTGGTGAAGATTGCTGGTGATTgtgtgatattctttttttttttataaatttatttatttatctttggctgcgttgggtcttcgttgctgcgcgagggctttctctagttgcggcgagtgggggctactctttgttgtggtgcgcgggattctcattgcggtggcttctcttgttgcggagcacgggctctaggcacacgggcttcagcagttgtggcacacaggctcagtagttgtggctcgtgggctctagagtgcaggctcagtatatgtggcgcacgggctcagttgctctgcggcatgtgggatcttcccggaccagggctcgaacccgtgtcccctgcattggcaggcggtttctcaaccactgtgccaccagggaagcccgattgtGTGATATTCTGCCCACCTGCAGAGCAGTGCTGGAAAAGTGTAGACAGGTGGCTTCCAATTTCCTGTTTCCTCTAAGCTCTGGGTCTGTGATTTAGGGGTCCCTTGGTGAGAGAGGTTGAAAACATCTTCCCACCTTATTTCAGAGGCTGTCACTCTTTTAAGAAACAAATTTGCCCTGAACCCCCAGGGGGATTTCTCTTTCCTGCTTCATCTGCCTTAAGAATTGTCACTTGCAACCTGATTCTGGCATTGGGCCGATCTGAATGGCGGGCAGTGTTAGAAGTTTTTATCATTGTGTTCTGAATTCACAGCATTTTATTGAAAGTGTGGAAGCGGTGCCCTTGGCAGGTACTAGCCAGGTGCCCATGTGAACTGTCGGTTGGTAATTTGTAGCTTTATATTGAGATTTCGTGTCTGGAATAATCCCCCCTCCGTTACTCTGTTGCAAAATGTTTGATCTCCCAGGCAACTTTCTTGAAGTCCTCCCTCAGTCCTTCATCTGTCTCTTTGTTATTTCCATTGGCATTACATTAAATCCATGTGTCAGCGAGAAATAATTTGGCACCTTAAGACAACAGCTTATTTTTCTGATCAAAAAGTTGTATATTCATCACAGaagttttagaaaatacagaaaagttttaagaagaaaataaatattacatttaatCTCACTACTTGGAGGTAAAAAATGCCGCTAACATTTTACTCTTTGTCTTTTCAGACATTTTCCTAGGTTAAGCACATTTTGACAGGCATACAAACTTGAATTGGCATAATTACAATATTTAATCTTCCTATTCAGGAGAATAGAGTATGTCACTCCACATTCCGTGAACACAAAGACCCAGTTGGATTAGTTTATCAATTCTCCTATTGATCTGTTTCTGATTAATTTGTTTCTACTTTTATCTTTATCAGTTCTTTCATCCTGCCTTTTGTatatttctttggtttcttcctAGTTTCTTGAGTAGAATTCTTTGTTCATTTAAGTTTATCCTTTCTTGGTTGATAGTATAAGTATTTAAAGCTATGAATTTGCCCCTTATTATAGCTTTGGCTAAATGAAGACAGTAAAGTCTAGAATTTACTAGGATAAATGGAGTCTaatttggagagaaagaaaaagcattttttaacATATATGCTTTAAATCAAGCTGTTTATTATATTATTCGTATATTCCATATCTTTATTAATCGCTTGCTGATTAGAATGATCAAATACTTGACAGTAGGATGAAAAAGGTCCTAGCTAGAATTTTGATATGAGTTGGAGGTAAAAGGTGTGAGGCATGATGTCACAGATCGAGATCTTAGGTCTGTGATTTTTTGCGTGTACACAGAGAAGTTGTAACTTCTAATCTTCATGCCCTTTTCTGTTATGTAGGAAAGTAAAACCCAGATCTCCGAGCCTGACTAATAGCTTATTGTAGCCCCACTGAAGCATATCAACTGACCCACCAGCAACCGTGAACTCAGATGATAAGACGTAGGGACTCTTGCCCAAAGGAAACCAGAGCACTTTTAGCACAAAACTCTAATGAGGATATAAATGCTGGACCAGCTGGAACGCTTGGGTCCTCTGGACTCAGCTGATGGTTAATTTGGTGACCGTGGGACCCTTCCAAGTGTACAGTAGAAGCGTGATAGTAGAGGgatcctggccttgttcctgatttaaaGGGAGTGCTTTCAGCATTTCATCATGAAGGATGTCCATGGTAGGCATTGGCTATATACCTTTTATTGAGTTATGCAAGTATTTTGCGAAGAATTAGTGTTTTAACTTcattgcttgttttttaaaaaaaggatggggATTGAATTTTTCTATAGTGTAGATCTTAGACATCTGTAAGATCTATGCAGTAGATCTTGTACATCTACTAAAATCTTACAGTTTTTATATAATCATAATGAGTTTTCTCCTTTAATGTGTGAATGAGGTGGATTAGGGTAACAGACTTTCTAAGGCAGTCTGGTGTTAAGCCACTTTTGCATTCCTGGGTAAATTCTAAGTCTCCAGTTCTCAACTGCTTCACTGGACGCTTTGCATAGAACTTTCAAACGTAACCTCCTTAAGCAGATGCCAGGGTGGCTATCCTCTTTGTCACTGAGCAGACTGTGTGGTGCTGAACAGCTCTTGCCCTTGAGCCCTGTATCCGTCCACCCTAATTCTTGGCAGAAGGTGAATATtatgagaaaagaacaaaataacctATTTACAGAGAGGAAAGGCAATGCCAAACCATTCTGTGACCTTTTAGATTTAGTAAATCTATAGAAGTCTCCAGTTTAGATAAGATACTTAAGTAACTCAGATACTGTTAGAAGAGCC
This Balaenoptera acutorostrata chromosome 20, mBalAcu1.1, whole genome shotgun sequence DNA region includes the following protein-coding sequences:
- the SPECC1 gene encoding cytospin-B isoform X3 codes for the protein MRSAAKPWSPATRVGSHGVDRARPLPAPSPGMKSSKSSTSLAFESRLSKLKRASSEDTLNKPGGAAASGAARLKKTSTSGAVSELAESRLRGPPGAVAAAKRTGIPTPRELAAAVSRERTVPRGPSSSRKAVSSPTSSSTPTPTKHVRATPTRPRPEHEDAEKAALESQVRELLAEAKEKDGEINRLRSELKKWMEKWTQNTEGADALDPSVDGASVLPGDSEPLIRALEEKNKNFQKELAELEDENRALKEKLTYFEHSPNSEGGASHTGDSSCRTSVTQESSFGSPMGNELSGEIDAYKKNPHEGVLRTSGSSSSDVTKASLSPDASDFEHIPADAPPGPLSPAGSLVKSSKCSAAGSSPHTASELSLASLTEKIHRMEENHHSTAEELQATLQELSDQQQMVQELTAENEKLTDEKTLLEASFHQHRERAEQLSQENEKLMVLLQERVKGEEPGTQEGKVLELEQKCTEVLEQGRFEREKLLNIQQQLTCRLRTVEEEHRGALETVRHLKEENGKLTAFLELERRDSGAMAKTLEECRVTLEGLKVENGSLKAHLENEKPKAVETSPPGHTAEGCDVQEMLTVARAEKDQLEQSCAELRQELLTAHGEVKRVSSLLSKVEKDYSYLKEVCDHQAEQLSRTSLKLQERASESDAEIKDMKETIFELEDQVEQHRAVKLHNKQRIGELEGNVMKLEEQKSDLERQLKTLTKQIKDETEEWRRFQADLQTAVVVANDIKCEAQQELRAVKRRLLEEEEKNARLQKALGDARARGSSMVSVSYSRAGGGREAAQPLP
- the SPECC1 gene encoding cytospin-B isoform X1 is translated as MGNHAGRPEDPEAGAVAAAKRTGIPTPRELAAAVSRERTVPRGPSSSRKAVSSPTSSSTPTPTKHVRATPTRPRPEHEDAEKAALESQVRELLAEAKEKDGEINRLRSELKKWMEKWTQNTEGADALDPSVDGASVLPGDSEPLIRALEEKNKNFQKELAELEDENRALKEKLTYFEHSPNSEGGASHTGDSSCRTSVTQESSFGSPMGNELSGEIDAYKKNPHEGVLRTSGSSSSDVTKASLSPDASDFEHIPADAPPGPLSPAGSLVKSSKCSAAGSSPHTASELSLASLTEKIHRMEENHHSTAEELQATLQELSDQQQMVQELTAENEKLTDEKTLLEASFHQHRERAEQLSQENEKLMVLLQERVKGEEPGTQEGKVLELEQKCTEVLEQGRFEREKLLNIQQQLTCRLRTVEEEHRGALETVRHLKEENGKLTAFLELERRDSGAMAKTLEECRVTLEGLKVENGSLKAHLENEKPKAVETSPPGHTAEGCDVQEMLTVARAEKDQLEQSCAELRQELLTAHGEVKRVSSLLSKVEKDYSYLKEVCDHQAEQLSRTSLKLQERASESDAEIKDMKETIFELEDQVEQHRAVKLHNKQRIGELEGNVMKLEEQKSDLERQLKTLTKQIKDETEEWRRFQADLQTAVVVANDIKCEAQQELRAVKRRLLEEEEKNARLQKALGDARARGRPVKEDSEPPEVDAPGQWHGVYVNRAPPTSSESATTVKSLIKSFDLGRPGGTGQDISVHKASRSPLSGIPVRTTPAAAVSPMQRHSTFSSARPTSKGVTQRLDLPDLPLSDLLKGRAEDLRPDPYLRKSPSLESLSRPPSLGFGGSRLLSAPTGGWKPQSKLSVERRDPLAALAREYGGSKRNALLRWCQKKTEGYANIDITNFSSSWSDGLALCALLHTYLPAHIPYQELNSQEKKRNLLLAFEAAESVGIKPSLELSEMLHTDRPDWQSVMQYVAQIYKYFET